From the genome of Actinomycetota bacterium:
GCCATCCACGTCAGGGCGGTCTTGGGCTCGAGGAACATCGCCAGGAAATCGAACTCCTGCGACGAGAGGGTGTTGACCTCGTTCCGGTAGCCCGGCTGGCCGGCATCGATACCACAGAATCGGCGAACACAGTTGTTCTGGCTGTTGAAACCATCGATGTTCTGCTTCGTCAGGCGGCGCACCTCGCTGTTAAAGGCTTCCGCCGCTTCGACTCCGAATTTGTAGTTACGGTCGAACACGATCGCGAAGCTCTTGGCCCCTCTCGCCGACGCGTTTCGGGCCATTATCCGCGCGCTCGAAGCCGTCGATACCGCCACGGGCCAAACCCAGGGGTCGGTGTACTGGCTGATAATCATTCCGTCGGTGCCGACTACAGGAATGCCTGCTCGCTTGATGTCGCCATTTCGTATGACCTGATTGAGACCTTCTGAGGATGGACCGACCGGTATCGCGAACGTCCCCTCTTTGATGAAGCTCCGAAGGAATGTAGCCCCACGGCTGGCGTCCCATCCGTCGTCGACGTACTTGATGGAGAGCTGTCTGCCGCAGATGCCTCCGGAGCGGTTGACCCTGTTCTTCGCAGCCTCCATCGCGAACTGAACGTCACCCAGGAATGCGGCACCGATGCCCGACCGGACAACGGTTGTCGCAAGCTTGATCTGTGTCGCCTCCACCCCTGTATCCGTCGCGCCGCCGTTCCGGCCTGCCGCGCAACTCAATCCAGCATTCGCCGCATCCCCTGCCCCGACCGACGCACCGGGTGTGGGGCTTAGGTTCGCCAACGGACCCGAAGTGCCGAGGGAGGCTCCCGGAGCAGGTGAGGCTCCGCCATCTGCCTGTTCGATGGCTCTGGTCGTTGTTAGGTTGGGCGCCACCTGGGCCACGGTGAAGGCGCCGAATATCGCCCCGACGAGAAATGCGGTGACGGTCCTCCAGGCTGCTGCAGACGCTCGTATCTTGGCCAATTGTCCCCCTGAAGCGTGAGATCTGACTCCTAGCCACCCTGCCCGATCTGGCTCATGAGCGCGCTCCG
Proteins encoded in this window:
- a CDS encoding ABC transporter substrate-binding protein codes for the protein MAQVAPNLTTTRAIEQADGGASPAPGASLGTSGPLANLSPTPGASVGAGDAANAGLSCAAGRNGGATDTGVEATQIKLATTVVRSGIGAAFLGDVQFAMEAAKNRVNRSGGICGRQLSIKYVDDGWDASRGATFLRSFIKEGTFAIPVGPSSEGLNQVIRNGDIKRAGIPVVGTDGMIISQYTDPWVWPVAVSTASSARIMARNASARGAKSFAIVFDRNYKFGVEAAEAFNSEVRRLTKQNIDGFNSQNNCVRRFCGIDAGQPGYRNEVNTLSSQEFDFLAMFLEPKTALTWMATPGAPTIAHVNGKPGMIGLAQPLFTRNFAVNCQNRCHQMWVWTGYKPPIEDYANDPAVREYVSDLKRTKPDADESNAFAEGGYVGIQLLVEALKQVGPRLTRARLKAVLNTITFESPLTLTTRLRWPAGNYFAATSMQAFEIQYLGSFGGWRTKDIVADPTPQLGTS